One stretch of Acidobacteriota bacterium DNA includes these proteins:
- a CDS encoding HEAT repeat domain-containing protein, producing the protein MRIRIALGVHLGMSLVSVAAFGGEAWSSSSIEPVSLQADYYQDFWKDIDEEAVQQRLTDLVEEALIEGLDKLSLDVIWSERGREIRSYGIVAVQCLSRLAESPERGRRLAAIRFLDRIGGDLAAPALIQAARNESDPDLRLEALQRVVEHNGYLEVSWLLNAITEKEAAGKILEYAQEVMLQRGEFEALAQGGEPIAQISGGVARRPDPANPERVRRRIEEIMAEVIESGTIILPEGVKAITRPHPSAAHYREVLEMGPAAIPPLVDYAKGGGPFEWWAAKWLVMALGGKEIVAPLSEIVLDTSLPNRHTALASLVEGTSYLSISKLLREIALEGDSPSSRYARGVLQAASA; encoded by the coding sequence GTGAGAATACGAATTGCCTTGGGAGTCCATCTGGGGATGAGCTTGGTCTCCGTCGCTGCGTTTGGCGGAGAAGCGTGGAGTTCGTCTTCGATTGAGCCGGTGTCCCTTCAAGCCGATTACTACCAAGATTTTTGGAAGGACATCGATGAGGAGGCGGTGCAACAGCGACTCACTGATCTGGTTGAAGAGGCTTTGATTGAGGGGCTAGACAAGCTATCTCTGGACGTCATCTGGAGCGAAAGAGGCCGCGAGATCCGCAGTTACGGCATTGTCGCCGTCCAGTGCCTGTCCCGCTTGGCGGAGTCGCCGGAAAGAGGCCGGCGTCTGGCAGCCATTCGATTTCTAGACCGGATTGGAGGTGATCTGGCGGCCCCGGCCCTTATCCAAGCTGCCCGAAACGAGTCCGACCCGGACCTGCGTCTGGAAGCTCTGCAGCGAGTTGTCGAGCACAACGGCTATTTGGAGGTTTCTTGGCTGCTCAACGCCATCACCGAGAAGGAGGCAGCCGGGAAGATCCTGGAGTACGCACAGGAGGTCATGCTGCAAAGGGGCGAGTTCGAGGCCCTGGCCCAAGGCGGGGAGCCGATTGCCCAAATCAGCGGGGGCGTTGCGAGAAGGCCCGACCCGGCAAATCCAGAACGAGTCCGGAGACGGATCGAGGAGATCATGGCAGAGGTCATTGAATCGGGCACCATCATACTTCCAGAAGGCGTTAAGGCCATCACCCGTCCCCATCCCTCAGCAGCTCACTACCGGGAGGTGCTGGAAATGGGTCCCGCCGCAATTCCCCCTCTGGTCGATTATGCCAAGGGAGGGGGCCCATTTGAGTGGTGGGCCGCCAAGTGGTTGGTGATGGCCTTGGGCGGCAAAGAGATAGTCGCGCCGCTGTCTGAAATCGTGTTGGACACCAGCCTCCCAAACCGTCATACAGCACTGGCTTCGCTGGTTGAAGGCACGAGTTACCTGTCGATCAGTAAACTTCTCCGGGAGATCGCCTTGGAAGGGGACTCGCCCTCCAGCCGCTACGCCCGCGGGGTTCTTCAGGCCGCAAGTGCTTAG